In one window of Aceticella autotrophica DNA:
- a CDS encoding sugar phosphate nucleotidyltransferase — MKGIILAGGTGSRLYPL; from the coding sequence ATAAAAGGGATTATATTGGCAGGAGGAACAGGCTCAAGGTTATATCCTCTGTAA
- a CDS encoding flagellin, with protein sequence MKNFTPEVPDPLSNLKGEDIVWSIVKTIVATMAKEMMEFTKDNVLNQAATAMLAQANQQPQTVLQLLR encoded by the coding sequence GTGAAGAATTTTACACCCGAAGTACCCGACCCCTTAAGTAATTTAAAGGGTGAAGATATAGTCTGGTCAATAGTGAAAACTATTGTGGCGACGATGGCCAAAGAAATGATGGAATTTACAAAAGACAACGTATTGAATCAGGCAGCGACAGCAATGCTAGCTCAGGCAAATCAACAACCACAGACAGTATTACAATTACTTAGATAA
- a CDS encoding glycosyltransferase — protein sequence MIDNLCSIIILTHNQLEYTKLCIESIRKYTDVPYEIIVVDNGSTDGTVDYLEKQNDITLIKNSENLGFAKGCNQGIAVSKGEFIVLLNNDTIVTKNWLKNMIDFINTHEDAGIVGPVTNNISGDQKIITYYKNINDMHEFAGKFNVQNQKWRKSLRLVGYCMVMRKELFREIGLLDENYGIGNFEDDDLCLRALLKGYNLYINDTTFIHHFGSVTFKNMDINYAELMKKNEIYFKQKWGYSHSYYFFKRPEILNKIPLKARNILDVGCGAGALGLELKNRKYVKVVGIELNNDIAKIAKNVLDDVIVGDIESLAFNYPENYFDTIILADVLEHLRDPWSTLTKMKRYLKDDGIFIVSIPNINHISIILKLLGGNFEYEDAGLLDKTHLRFFTKNTILQAFRESKFEILNIENIVLNNDYFKNIAHIFSDIAKQLNVSPNYEEEGIAYQYIITARKNINLYNITLSLCLITKDEEKNIARCINSVKDIVDEIVVVDTGSKDKTVEIAESFGAKVIHAKWEDDFSKARNIAIENATSDWILFLDADEEIAKEDIDKIKPLLNDDSIEAYLLKFINYGGNTIGNATSEVHHNFRLFRNNGKIKYIYPVHENLRNVIENRVPLYKVSDIKILHYGYLSETRAEKNKTERYIRLILNYLIKHPDDQFQHSNLAVEYYNAAQYEKALKHLLLASKNINLNTFGATRIIRYLILTYTALKDYDTALKIIYDAKPYYNTMADFPYLEAMIYFQQKRYQKALEIFKQCLEIGEYNGILVSMGGTGSYKAQFMIGLCNEKLNMLNDAVSNYIGALRSNSTFQDAFIRLFDILINNEKPEDIHQFFHKYVDTASYINKIILARLYINTGRFDVAKQYLDNVNIDIEGLNSLKSIIYMGLKDYENAIKHFEMEYGKAKEEANYREVLCYIILNDINKAKELLWKISDSSDKKLYMNIVGEMNAKFEEVKDSYFNLLDLLIKLKEFDLYNNVLSLYVGRFAREDYERYGQMMINNGLDELAVEAYIKAADLNSQNPEVYRYLSEKALKQNMYDEALSLAANAFNLDKKDVDNYALIYKIYRVIGQNDEAEEVNMMIREIYPEIDLRELTVI from the coding sequence ATGATTGATAATTTATGTAGTATAATTATATTGACACACAATCAATTAGAATATACTAAATTATGCATAGAAAGTATCAGAAAATATACTGATGTACCTTATGAAATTATTGTTGTTGATAATGGTTCTACCGATGGAACTGTAGATTATCTTGAAAAGCAAAATGATATCACACTAATTAAGAATAGCGAAAACTTAGGGTTTGCTAAGGGGTGCAATCAAGGCATAGCTGTTTCTAAAGGAGAATTTATTGTATTACTAAATAATGACACGATAGTAACTAAAAATTGGCTTAAAAACATGATAGATTTTATAAATACACATGAAGATGCAGGTATCGTAGGTCCTGTAACTAATAACATTTCTGGTGATCAAAAAATTATTACATATTATAAAAATATTAATGATATGCATGAATTTGCTGGAAAATTTAATGTGCAAAATCAAAAGTGGAGAAAAAGTTTAAGATTAGTTGGTTATTGCATGGTTATGAGAAAAGAACTATTTAGAGAAATTGGACTTTTAGATGAAAATTATGGTATTGGCAACTTTGAGGATGATGATTTATGTTTGAGAGCACTTTTAAAAGGTTATAATTTATATATTAATGATACAACTTTTATTCATCACTTTGGAAGTGTTACATTTAAAAATATGGATATTAATTACGCTGAACTTATGAAAAAAAATGAAATTTATTTTAAACAAAAATGGGGATATAGCCATTCATATTATTTCTTTAAGCGACCGGAAATCTTAAATAAGATTCCATTGAAGGCAAGAAATATATTAGATGTTGGTTGCGGAGCGGGTGCATTAGGTTTAGAATTAAAAAATAGGAAATACGTAAAAGTTGTTGGCATTGAACTAAATAATGATATTGCAAAAATAGCTAAAAATGTTTTAGACGATGTTATAGTTGGTGATATTGAAAGTTTAGCATTTAATTATCCTGAAAATTACTTTGATACTATAATATTGGCAGATGTACTTGAGCATTTAAGAGATCCATGGTCAACCTTAACAAAAATGAAAAGGTATCTTAAAGATGATGGTATTTTTATAGTTAGTATACCGAATATTAATCATATTTCAATTATATTAAAATTACTAGGTGGCAATTTTGAATATGAGGATGCGGGCTTGTTAGATAAAACTCATTTAAGATTTTTTACTAAAAATACAATATTGCAAGCATTTAGAGAAAGCAAGTTTGAAATTTTAAATATTGAGAATATCGTATTAAATAATGACTATTTTAAGAATATTGCACATATATTTTCTGACATTGCAAAGCAGTTGAATGTTTCACCAAATTACGAGGAAGAAGGAATTGCATATCAATATATAATAACAGCAAGAAAAAATATCAATTTATATAATATTACTTTATCTCTTTGCCTTATTACAAAGGATGAAGAAAAAAACATTGCCAGATGCATAAACAGTGTTAAGGATATAGTAGATGAGATAGTCGTTGTAGATACAGGTTCGAAAGACAAGACGGTGGAGATCGCCGAAAGCTTTGGTGCTAAAGTTATACATGCAAAATGGGAGGATGATTTCAGTAAGGCAAGAAACATTGCCATAGAAAATGCTACATCTGATTGGATTCTATTTCTTGATGCTGATGAGGAAATTGCAAAAGAGGATATTGATAAGATAAAGCCATTGCTTAATGATGATAGTATTGAAGCATATCTTTTAAAATTTATAAATTACGGAGGAAATACAATAGGGAATGCTACTTCAGAGGTTCATCATAATTTCAGACTTTTCAGGAACAATGGAAAGATAAAATATATATACCCTGTACATGAAAATTTAAGGAATGTCATAGAGAATAGAGTGCCTTTATATAAAGTGAGTGATATTAAGATACTTCATTATGGTTATTTAAGTGAGACAAGAGCAGAAAAGAATAAAACAGAAAGATATATAAGGTTAATATTAAATTACCTTATAAAACATCCTGATGACCAGTTTCAACATTCAAATCTTGCTGTGGAGTATTACAATGCCGCTCAATACGAAAAAGCACTTAAACATTTATTGTTAGCTTCGAAAAATATAAACTTGAACACATTTGGTGCTACAAGAATTATTCGTTATTTAATTCTTACTTATACAGCGTTAAAGGATTATGATACAGCCCTTAAAATAATATATGATGCAAAGCCGTATTATAACACTATGGCAGATTTTCCCTATCTTGAGGCAATGATATATTTTCAGCAGAAAAGGTATCAGAAAGCTTTGGAAATATTTAAGCAATGTTTAGAGATAGGCGAATACAATGGAATATTAGTTTCGATGGGTGGAACAGGAAGTTATAAAGCTCAATTTATGATTGGTTTGTGCAATGAAAAGTTAAACATGTTAAATGACGCTGTTTCAAATTATATAGGAGCTTTAAGGTCTAATAGTACATTTCAGGATGCCTTTATAAGACTGTTTGATATCCTCATTAACAATGAAAAGCCTGAAGATATACATCAGTTTTTTCATAAGTATGTGGATACTGCTTCATACATTAATAAAATAATATTGGCAAGGCTTTATATAAATACAGGGAGATTTGATGTTGCAAAGCAATATCTTGATAATGTTAATATTGATATTGAAGGTTTAAATAGTTTAAAAAGTATCATATATATGGGATTGAAAGACTATGAAAATGCTATAAAGCATTTTGAGATGGAATATGGCAAAGCAAAAGAAGAAGCCAATTATAGAGAAGTTTTATGTTATATAATATTGAATGATATAAATAAGGCAAAGGAGTTGCTATGGAAGATATCTGATTCATCTGATAAAAAGTTGTATATGAATATAGTTGGTGAAATGAACGCAAAATTCGAAGAAGTCAAAGATAGCTATTTCAATTTGCTTGACCTCTTAATTAAATTAAAGGAATTTGATTTATACAATAATGTTCTAAGTTTGTATGTAGGCAGATTTGCGAGAGAGGATTATGAAAGATATGGACAGATGATGATAAACAATGGGCTTGATGAGCTGGCGGTTGAAGCGTATATAAAAGCAGCAGACCTGAATAGCCAGAATCCGGAGGTTTACAGATACCTTTCAGAGAAAGCTCTAAAGCAAAATATGTATGATGAAGCATTGTCTTTAGCAGCAAATGCCTTCAATTTAGATAAAAAAGATGTGGATAATTATGCGCTGATTTATAAAATATACAGAGTAATAGGGCAAAATGATGAAGCAGAGGAAGTTAATATGATGATAAGAGAAATATATCCTGAGATAGACTTAAGAGAATTAACCGTTATATAA
- a CDS encoding DpnI domain-containing protein, whose amino-acid sequence MKIDGTLYNYYKKYSTLYKNKSQLIRVISENWFRDNMYCPFCTREKINAYNNNHPVADFFCDFCGEEFQLKSKKQKLSNIVVDGEYYKMMDAIYSNSVPNFLFMSYSSKFDSICDLLIIPKEFIVPGIIQKRKPLSNFARRSGWTGCNIILENIPDAGKVFAIKNRNVINMVEVRASIERIAFYREIKEIERRGWIIDILNVIARIKKEVFNLKDVYTYVPYLKSLHPNNNNIEAKIRQQLQILRDNGIIEFLGRGVYKKI is encoded by the coding sequence GTGAAAATTGATGGGACTCTTTATAATTATTATAAGAAGTATAGTACATTATACAAAAATAAATCGCAATTGATTAGGGTTATTTCTGAAAACTGGTTTAGAGATAATATGTATTGTCCATTTTGTACAAGGGAAAAAATAAATGCATATAATAATAATCATCCTGTAGCAGATTTTTTTTGTGATTTTTGTGGAGAGGAATTTCAGCTAAAATCAAAAAAACAGAAACTAAGTAATATTGTTGTTGATGGTGAGTATTATAAAATGATGGATGCTATATATTCTAATTCAGTACCTAATTTTTTATTTATGAGCTATAGTTCAAAATTTGATTCTATCTGCGATTTATTGATTATTCCAAAAGAATTCATAGTACCAGGGATTATTCAAAAAAGAAAACCTTTATCAAATTTTGCTCGAAGGTCAGGATGGACAGGTTGCAATATTATCTTAGAAAATATTCCTGATGCTGGTAAGGTCTTTGCTATTAAGAATAGAAATGTAATTAATATGGTAGAAGTAAGAGCAAGTATAGAAAGAATAGCTTTTTATAGAGAAATCAAGGAAATTGAAAGAAGAGGTTGGATTATTGATATTTTAAATGTAATTGCACGAATTAAAAAAGAAGTTTTTAACTTGAAAGATGTATATACATACGTTCCATATTTAAAAAGTCTTCACCCTAATAATAATAACATCGAGGCAAAAATAAGACAGCAACTTCAGATACTTAGGGACAATGGCATTATTGAATTTTTAGGAAGAGGTGTATATAAAAAAATATAG
- a CDS encoding glycosyltransferase, with translation MIICVIGTGFRNRVDIIDTIYKNVSKYDIKIIGILWGKLKSYNLIKDKIKLIAISDEEASKYYSNVKINLNIHRAYNDDTIKKLNIDKIKAISPNNRTFDISAVGGFQIVDYREDLDRFYKIGEEIVAYDDVKDLINKIHYYLEHDEERIKLLKMHIKEQ, from the coding sequence GTGATTATTTGTGTTATAGGTACTGGTTTTAGAAACAGAGTAGATATTATAGATACTATTTATAAAAATGTTAGTAAATATGACATTAAAATAATAGGAATTTTATGGGGTAAACTAAAAAGTTACAATCTAATAAAAGACAAAATAAAATTAATCGCTATTTCTGATGAAGAAGCATCTAAGTATTATTCTAATGTGAAGATAAATTTAAATATACATAGAGCTTATAATGATGATACTATTAAAAAGTTAAATATAGATAAAATTAAAGCTATCTCTCCTAATAACAGGACCTTTGATATATCAGCAGTAGGAGGATTTCAGATAGTGGATTATAGAGAAGATTTAGATAGATTTTATAAAATTGGTGAAGAAATAGTAGCATATGATGATGTTAAAGATTTAATAAATAAAATACATTATTATCTTGAACATGATGAGGAACGTATAAAATTGCTGAAAATGCATATCAAAGAACAATAA
- a CDS encoding DUF3880 domain-containing protein: MYINSGHWWPHNNLDYGIISGLIKLEQQVVAIDISETYNDYFYKVIKEFNPYFVFTLLGANINVNVVEKIKSMGYKIGVWIVDDPYDIKQSMRYAFHYDFIFNTELNVIDYYKKNKPSSFYLPLGTNENTFKKNFNINYKSDYLCYRYWF, encoded by the coding sequence ATGTATATAAATTCTGGCCATTGGTGGCCACATAACAATTTAGATTATGGAATAATAAGCGGGTTAATTAAACTTGAACAGCAGGTTGTTGCTATTGATATTAGTGAAACATATAATGATTATTTTTATAAAGTTATAAAAGAATTTAATCCCTATTTTGTTTTTACCTTATTGGGAGCAAATATTAATGTTAATGTTGTTGAGAAAATAAAGAGTATGGGATATAAAATCGGCGTATGGATCGTTGATGACCCTTATGATATAAAACAATCAATGAGGTATGCGTTCCATTATGATTTTATTTTTAATACAGAATTAAACGTAATTGATTATTATAAAAAAAATAAACCTTCATCATTTTATTTACCTCTCGGTACAAATGAAAATACATTTAAAAAAAATTTTAATATTAACTATAAAAGTGATTATTTGTGTTATAGGTACTGGTTTTAG
- a CDS encoding flagellin: MIINHNLSALNAWRALTINNTNTQKALEKLSSGYRINRAGDDAAGLAISEKMRGQINGLNQATRNAQDGISLIQTAEGALNETHSILQRMRELVVQAGNDTNTTTDRQNIQTELNQLGAEINRIAGQTQFNTKALLDGTLSTTALNFQIGANGSQVVSLTIGDMSISGITGGSVTTVGTGTVLNVSSCYAVADISNDLSVLDAAIQSVSAQRGNLGALQNRLEHTINNLGTASENLTAAESRIRDVDYAKAA, translated from the coding sequence ATGATAATAAACCATAATTTAAGTGCCTTAAATGCATGGAGAGCACTTACAATCAATAACACAAACACACAGAAAGCATTAGAGAAACTTTCATCAGGCTACAGAATTAACAGAGCCGGCGATGATGCGGCAGGTCTTGCAATATCAGAGAAGATGAGAGGACAGATTAACGGTTTAAATCAGGCTACAAGAAATGCACAGGATGGCATATCACTTATTCAGACGGCAGAAGGTGCATTAAATGAGACACATTCGATACTTCAAAGAATGAGAGAACTTGTTGTACAGGCGGGTAATGACACAAATACAACAACAGATCGACAAAACATTCAAACAGAATTGAATCAATTGGGAGCAGAAATAAACAGAATTGCTGGTCAGACGCAATTTAATACAAAGGCTTTATTAGATGGTACTTTAAGTACTACTGCACTGAATTTCCAGATAGGAGCAAATGGGAGTCAGGTTGTATCCCTCACAATTGGTGATATGAGTATTTCAGGCATAACCGGCGGTTCAGTGACAACTGTAGGAACGGGAACAGTTTTAAATGTATCATCTTGTTATGCAGTTGCAGATATATCAAATGACCTAAGTGTTCTTGATGCTGCAATACAGAGTGTTTCAGCACAAAGAGGCAATCTTGGTGCTTTACAGAATCGTTTAGAGCATACAATAAATAATCTTGGAACAGCATCAGAAAACTTAACAGCAGCAGAATCACGTATCAGAGACGTTGATTATGCTAAGGCCGCATAA